The DNA segment GCGTGACGCCGCAGGGTTGGCGGGAGGCGGCCGGCGACTACGGCACGGCCGGGTCCTACATGTCGGTGGCCGACGTGACCGACGCCGGATCGCTGCAGAAGGTGCGCGCGTACAAGAAGCAGATGAAGGCCGCGGCCAAAGACAAGGCGAAAGCCGCCAAGGGCTAGTGCTCGCGCGCCGAGGCTGCTGCCAGATCACGGTTTTCGGCGAATACGCGATCTGTGCGCAGTCTCGCTGACTCATATGCCGATGTGCGAATAGGCTGAGGCACATGAAGACACACTTGAACTGCCCGTGCGGTGAGGCCATCACCGGCAAGGACGAAGAGGATCTGGTCGAGAAGGCGCAGAAGCATCTGTCGGAGGCG comes from the Mycolicibacterium litorale genome and includes:
- a CDS encoding DUF1059 domain-containing protein, which codes for MKTHLNCPCGEAITGKDEEDLVEKAQKHLSEAHPGREYDRDAILFMAY